One window from the genome of Nocardioides panaciterrulae encodes:
- a CDS encoding CoA pyrophosphatase, whose product MTNLPELPEWLRPVAEGARLITVDDLTRFMPPEDADARLGAVLMLFGDGPEGPDLLLTERAHHMRSHPGQVSFPGGSVDPGETAVQAALREAWEETGLDPSGVTVFAELPELWLPPSNFAVTPVLGWWHEPTEVTAVDPDEVHEVYRVPLRELVDPQHRIVVRHPSGWLGPGFLIGDDKDVILWGFTAGIIARLFEFLGWTEDIADAPMRDLPDYMLQGEPRRAPRDIRPNTRFEERR is encoded by the coding sequence GTGACCAACCTGCCGGAGCTCCCCGAGTGGCTGCGTCCGGTGGCCGAGGGCGCCCGGCTGATCACCGTCGACGACCTGACCCGGTTCATGCCGCCCGAGGACGCCGACGCCCGGCTGGGCGCGGTCCTGATGCTCTTCGGCGACGGGCCCGAGGGCCCCGACCTGCTGCTGACCGAGCGCGCCCACCACATGCGCTCCCACCCCGGCCAGGTCTCCTTCCCGGGCGGCTCGGTCGACCCGGGGGAGACCGCGGTCCAGGCCGCGCTGCGCGAGGCCTGGGAGGAGACCGGGCTCGACCCGTCCGGGGTCACGGTCTTCGCCGAGCTGCCCGAGCTGTGGCTGCCGCCGAGCAACTTCGCGGTCACGCCGGTGCTGGGCTGGTGGCACGAGCCCACCGAGGTCACCGCCGTCGACCCCGACGAGGTGCACGAGGTCTACCGGGTCCCGCTGCGCGAGCTGGTCGACCCGCAGCACCGGATCGTCGTACGCCATCCCTCCGGCTGGCTGGGCCCGGGCTTCCTCATCGGCGACGACAAGGACGTCATCCTCTGGGGGTTCACCGCCGGGATCATCGCCCGGCTCTTCGAGTTCCTCGGCTGGACCGAGGACATCGCCGACGCGCCGATGCGTGATCTGCCGGACTACATGCTGCAGGGTGAGCCCCGACGCGCCCCGCGCGACATCCGTCCCAACACGCGATTCGAGGAGCGTCGGTGA